The Faecalibacterium sp. I3-3-89 sequence GGCAAGCCCTCCCGCCCCTCTCCGTGGCGCGACCGCAGCCCGGAAGAGAACCTCGACCTGTTCCGCCGGATGCGTGCGGGCGAGTTCAAGGAGGGCGAGAAGACCCTTCGTGCCAAGATCGACCTCGCCAGCCCCAATATGAATCTGCGTGACCCGGCCATCTACCGCATCAAGTATGCCGAGCATCACCGTCAGGGCAATAAGTGGTGCATCTACCCGATGTACGACTTTGCCCACCCCATTCAGGACGCCATCGAGGGCATCACCCACAGTATGTGCAGCCTCGAGTTCGAGAATCACCGCCCCCTGTACAACTGGGTCATCGAGAACATCTTCGGCACTGAGTTCCCCAAGCAGCGCGAGTTTGCCCGCCTGAACATGACCAACACCGTCATGAGCAAGCGCTATCTGCGCGAGCTGGTGGAGATGGGCATCGTAGACGGCTGGGACGACCCCCGTATGCCCACCCTGTGCGGCCTGCGCCGCCGCGGCTATACCGCCTCCTCTATCTTTACCTTTGTGCGGGAGGCCGGCATCTCCAAGTCGGACAACCTCATTGATATGCGCCAGCTGGAGGCCTGCATCCGCAGCGAGCTGGACCTGACCGCCCAGCGCCGCATCGCCGTGCTGGACCCTGTCAAGCTGGTGGTGGACAACTACCCCGCCGACAAGACCGAGTATTTCGACATCGCCAACAACCCCAACCGGGAGGCCAACGATGCCACGACCCGCAAGGTGGCCTTCACCAAGGAGCTGTGGATCGAGAAGGAGGACTTCGCCGAGGTCCCGCCTCCGAAGTTCAAGCGCCTGACCGTCGGCGGCGAGGTCCGCCTGATGGGCGGCTATCTCGTCAAGTGCGAGAGCGTCGAGAAGAACCCCGACGGCAGCATCGCAGTCATCCACTGCACCGCCGACCTCGAGACCGGCAACGGCAACCCCGCCGACGGCCGCAAGGTCAAGGGCACCATCCACTGGGTGAGCGCAGCCCACGCTGTGGACGCCGAAGTACGTCTGTACGACAAGCTGTTCACCGAGGCCAACATGAACGCCATCCCTGAGGGCAGCGACTACAAGGACTATCTGAACCCGGAGAGCGTCGTCGTCCGGAAGGACTGCAAGCTGGAAGAGGCTCTGGCCGACGCAAAGCCCGGCGAGCAGTTCCAGTTCGTGCGCACCGGTTTCTTCACCCCGGACAGCAAGAACCCCGGCGTGTACAACCGTGTCGTGACCCTGCGCGACAGCTTCAAGCCCGCAAAGTAAGTCCGGCGGGCAGGACACCAAACATCGCAAAAGGAGCACTTCACAGACTATGAAAAAACACTTGACCCGCAACATTATCCTCATGCTGGTGCTGGATGTCGTCCTCGGCATCGTGCTGGCCCTCTATATCGCAAGCACCGGCACGGTCCCCGCTGCCGACAATGCCGAGACCTACACCGACGGCACCTATACCGCCAGCGCGCAGGGCTGTCTGAGTGAGGTGGGCGTCACCGTGACCATCACCGGCGGCAAAGTGACCAATGTTGCGATCGATGCTTCCGGCGAGACGCCGGATCTGGGCGGCAAGGCGGCAGAAGCCCTGTCGGCCTCCCTGCTGGCGGCTGGCTCTACGGCGGGCGTGGATGCCGTTTCCGGCAGCACCATGACCAGCGACGCGGTATTTGCGGCAATGAACGATTGCCTTGCACAGGCCGCACAGGGATGAAGCTTTGAATGGAGCTGCTGCACGGCGTGTCTGTGCAGCAGCCTTTTTTATGCAGCCCTCTCAGGCGCTGGCGCGCCAGCTCCCCCAGAGGGCAGCAGCGACGACCGCCGCCAGTGGCGGAAACAGGGAGAAGCTGCTGGGGCAGCGGCCAGCGGGATGCAAGCGAGAGCGGAGCAGCCGCTGGGAGCCGCAACCCGGGTACGAAGTACCCATTGGCAGGCCGGAAAACTCTGAGCGGGCCGCTGAAAGCCCGATGTGGCGAAAAAGAGCGGGCCTTGCGTTAGTGGATAGGAGTTATTATGCTACTAGATATTCTGCCGCTGGCGGGCGGTGCGGCCCGCCTTGTGCGGGTGTACGGCGGCGAGCCGTGCGCTGTGCTGCCCGGGGCTGTGCCCGGGCCGGAGGGGGGTGAGTGGCCCATCACCGAGCTGGGCGACTACTGCTTTTCGGAGAAGCCCCGGGGCCTGCCCGGGCCGGAAAAAACCTGCCGCTATGAGCAGGCCGAGGACGGCACGCTCCGCCTGACCCGTGCCTTCGGCCGGGAGGTGGGGGACCGGGCGCGGTACAGCTTCGACTTCGATGCGCCTGCGGCGTCGGCGCAGGACGACGACCTGCACCCCGTCTGCGGGAACTTCCTCGAAGAAGTCTCCCTGCCCGACAGCCTGCGGGTCGTGGGCAGCTGTGCGTTCTACAACTGCCGGAAGCTCCGCCGTCTGAGCGCCGGGGCGGGGGAGCTGACCATGGGCAGCGACGTTTTCCTCAACTGCTTCGCGCTGGAAGACCTCATCGTCCGGGCAGCACCCGAGCAGCCCACCGGCCTGTTCGCCCTTGTGGGCAGCATCACCGAGGCGGTACGGGCGCTCTTCTGGCCGGTGGGGGAGGCCTCGCCCCGGGCGGGGCTGTGGTATCCCGCCTACTGGGAGGACATCGAAGAGACCCCTGCTCACATCCTGCTCCACACCTTTTCGGGGCAGGGCTACCACTATCGGCAGTGCTTCCTCGAAAACAGGCTCCTCCCGGCGGAGTACGACGCCATCTTCCCACAGGGCCACGACGCCGACGACGCGGCGGTGATGGCGATGCTCTGCTTCGACCGCCTCCGCT is a genomic window containing:
- a CDS encoding glutamine--tRNA ligase/YqeY domain fusion protein, which codes for MADKNFLTEIIDADLAEGKVSEIHTRFPPEPNGYLHIGSAKAIYINWSIANQYGGKFNLRLDDTNPAREGEEYVNSIIEDLHWLGADPTGGIFYGSDYFDKCYEYAEKLILEGKAYVDDLTRDEMREYRGNDAGKPSRPSPWRDRSPEENLDLFRRMRAGEFKEGEKTLRAKIDLASPNMNLRDPAIYRIKYAEHHRQGNKWCIYPMYDFAHPIQDAIEGITHSMCSLEFENHRPLYNWVIENIFGTEFPKQREFARLNMTNTVMSKRYLRELVEMGIVDGWDDPRMPTLCGLRRRGYTASSIFTFVREAGISKSDNLIDMRQLEACIRSELDLTAQRRIAVLDPVKLVVDNYPADKTEYFDIANNPNREANDATTRKVAFTKELWIEKEDFAEVPPPKFKRLTVGGEVRLMGGYLVKCESVEKNPDGSIAVIHCTADLETGNGNPADGRKVKGTIHWVSAAHAVDAEVRLYDKLFTEANMNAIPEGSDYKDYLNPESVVVRKDCKLEEALADAKPGEQFQFVRTGFFTPDSKNPGVYNRVVTLRDSFKPAK
- a CDS encoding FMN-binding protein, with translation MKKHLTRNIILMLVLDVVLGIVLALYIASTGTVPAADNAETYTDGTYTASAQGCLSEVGVTVTITGGKVTNVAIDASGETPDLGGKAAEALSASLLAAGSTAGVDAVSGSTMTSDAVFAAMNDCLAQAAQG
- a CDS encoding leucine-rich repeat protein produces the protein MLLDILPLAGGAARLVRVYGGEPCAVLPGAVPGPEGGEWPITELGDYCFSEKPRGLPGPEKTCRYEQAEDGTLRLTRAFGREVGDRARYSFDFDAPAASAQDDDLHPVCGNFLEEVSLPDSLRVVGSCAFYNCRKLRRLSAGAGELTMGSDVFLNCFALEDLIVRAAPEQPTGLFALVGSITEAVRALFWPVGEASPRAGLWYPAYWEDIEETPAHILLHTFSGQGYHYRQCFLENRLLPAEYDAIFPQGHDADDAAVMAMLCFDRLRWPWQLSAAAQGAYRDFLKANTGRVLTRLLKAQDMEGIKALLALDVMDADAFAEGAALAAKADNAGAAALLADAEHKKRAAAPQKKRYDFDF